The Toxorhynchites rutilus septentrionalis strain SRP chromosome 3, ASM2978413v1, whole genome shotgun sequence genome includes a region encoding these proteins:
- the LOC129780381 gene encoding uncharacterized protein LOC129780381 encodes MAYIDYRKAYDSIPHSFLVRVLELYKNDPVVVRFLQHAMRQWSTSLHLSDGENVLQSRTLQIKRGIFQGDSFSPLWFCLALNPLSRTLNRNGHGYKIRYGDGAHEEVTHTFYMDDLKVYADSRQRLGVAIRVVEDISRDICMEFGLDKCRCVHLLKGQLTESGGYEVYDGEFIRDMVCGESYKYLGFRQLTGIRHSDIKTELRDKFLSRVNCVLRTFLNAGNKVRAINTFAVPLLTFSFGVVKWSKTDLEDLERRMRKAFKEAGMHHPQSALERVSLPRKEGGLGIVDIFALCVAQVRQLREYFAERANQNALYRAVCAADRGYSALHLAQAEYQLNCNLQTEEEKIAAWKQKAVHGAHPHQLDRPHVDKAASNLWLTRGELSSVVEADMIAIQDRIMLTRNCRRYVWHQDVDDICRMCHQPGENIEHIMGGCPVLAIAAYTERHNNVARIVHRQLALQCALLEDNVPNYRYLPAPVLENDRFKLYWDRTVLTDLSIHHNRPDIMVYDKSDRKVTIIDVAIPLNQNLEETHGRKICKYRPLAVELKELWGLREVPRIVPVLLSGTGIIPKTLLEALKVLNMEKELAGIQKSVILSTCAIVRQFLGQD; translated from the coding sequence atggcctacatcgattacaggaaggcttatgactccatacctcactcgtttctcgtccgggtattggagctctacaagaatgatcccgtcgtcgttaggttcctgcagcatgcgatgaggcagtggagcacgtctctgcacctcagtgatggggaaaatgtgttgcagtctagaacgctgcagataaagagggggatattccaaggcgactctttcagcccgctttggttttgtctggcactgaaccccctcagtaggacgctcaatagaaacggtcatggctataaaataaggtatggcgacggcgcccacgaagaagtgacccataccttctacatggatgatctcaaggtctacgctgattcacgtcagcgtctaggtgtagctatccgggttgtcgaagacataagcagggacatctgcatggagttcggcctcgacaagtgccgctgtgtccatctgctgaaagggcagcttaccgaatccggaggttacgaggtctatgacggcgagttcataagagacatggtttgtggcgaatcctataaatatcttggattccgacagctcaccgggattcgccactccgacatcaagacggagctgcgagacaagttcttgagtcgagtgaactgtgtcctgaggactttcctcaacgcggggaacaaggtacgcgcgatcaacacattcgcggttcccctgctgaccttcagttttggtgtagtcaaatggagcaaaactgacctagaggaccttgagaggaggatgaggaaagcatttaaagaggccggaatgcaccatcctcaatcggcactggagagagtttcactgccacgcaaagaagggggacttggaatagtcgacatattcgcactgtgtgttgcccaggtacgacaactgcgcgagtacttcgcagaacgcgccaaccaaaacgcgctataccgggctgtctgcgccgccgacagaggatacagcgctctgcacttggcgcaagcggagtaccaactcaactgcaatctgcagacagaggaggagaagattgcagcttggaagcagaaggcagtgcatggtgcccacccccatcaactggaccggccacacgtcgacaaggccgcatctaatctgtggctaacgcgtggtgaactctcttcagtagtagaagccgacatgatagccatccaggacaggataatgctgacgagaaactgcaggcggtacgtctggcatcaagacgttgatgacatttgccggatgtgccatcaaccaggtgaaaacatagagcacattatgggaggctgtcccgttttggccatcgcagcctacaccgagcgccacaacaacgtggcccgtattgttcatcgacaactggcgctccaatgtgctctactggaagacaacgtaccaaactaccggtacctgcctgcacctgtcctggaaaatgaccgtttcaagctgtactgggatcgcactgttctgaccgacctctcgatccaccacaaccgcccagatataatggtttacgataagagcgaccgcaaagtcaccatcatcgatgtcgctattccactgaatcagaatctggaggagacccacggtcgcaaaatctgcaagtaccgaccattggccgtggagctcaaggaactgtgggggctaagggaggtcccaagaattgttccagtccttctctctggaactggaattatcccgaagacacttctggaagcgctaaaggtgttgaacatggagaaggaattggccggcatccaaaagtcggtcatccttagcacctgcgcgattgtccgacaatttctcggtcaggactga